A stretch of the Archangium violaceum genome encodes the following:
- a CDS encoding GAF domain-containing protein has protein sequence MREQLRWENEMLRTELASLREQNERLRASLARLQEDEQWRAQRQHLVEAELAHLVRLRVAAQRLHESLEPLALLEILQDLLVNLVGSEALGIFELEPRGAELVLRVSLGIDADRFRRLPLGDDPLGQAARTGACWLGDLMEESCAQGGTEGPRACVPLKLGDHVLGMMVLFGLLPHKPRLEPEDRELLELLATEGARALYCARGIAAGTPS, from the coding sequence ATGAGGGAGCAGCTTCGCTGGGAGAACGAGATGCTGCGCACGGAGCTGGCCTCCCTGCGCGAGCAGAACGAGCGACTGCGGGCATCGCTCGCGCGGCTCCAGGAGGACGAGCAGTGGCGGGCCCAGCGCCAGCACCTGGTGGAGGCGGAGCTCGCCCACCTGGTGCGCCTGCGCGTGGCCGCCCAGCGGCTGCACGAGTCGCTCGAGCCCCTGGCGCTGTTGGAGATCCTCCAGGACCTGCTCGTCAACCTGGTGGGCTCGGAGGCGCTGGGCATCTTCGAGCTGGAGCCGAGGGGCGCGGAGCTGGTGCTGCGTGTCTCCCTGGGCATCGACGCGGATCGCTTCCGCCGGTTGCCGTTGGGGGATGATCCCCTGGGCCAGGCGGCGCGCACCGGGGCGTGCTGGCTGGGGGACTTGATGGAGGAGTCGTGCGCGCAGGGCGGGACGGAGGGCCCGCGCGCGTGCGTGCCGCTGAAGCTGGGCGACCACGTCCTGGGAATGATGGTGCTGTTCGGGCTGCTGCCCCACAAACCCCGCCTCGAGCCCGAGGACCGCGAGCTGCTGGAGCTGCTCGCGACGGAAGGGGCGAGGGCCTTGTACTGCGCGCGCGGCATCGCCGCCGGCACGCCATCCTGA
- a CDS encoding chemotaxis protein CheA translates to MDRERLLATFAEESGELLTEMEETLVSLEEHPDEERLRSIFRGAHTVKGAAGALGLSGMTDVAHVLEDVLETLLERRLPVSDEHVTLLLATVDRLRELLQAVLAGQERPAQEDEGLVERLRACCESLRQRESPRVVYAVPAEESAVEVGGRRGRTLRVDVEKLDRIAILTGELAIARTRLSQVLSTGTAEEALEVHREADRLHEELQEEVMRVRMVPVGPLFRQHLRTVRDLTRVERKWARLVLEGEDVEVDTALVEGLREPLLHLVRNAVDHGLETPEERRAAGKEACGTLVLRAFHEPGSLVVELSDDGRGLRYARLREKALALGMEPERMTVEELEDLVFVPGLSTAEAVTEVSGRGVGMDVVRRSVEALRGLVTLRSEEGKGTTVTLRVPLTLATIQGFSVGVGEETYVLPLAAVRECLELPAERNGQSGAGVLSLRGRSLPYLRLREVLGVQGPMPARESVVVLGHGGSRAGLVVDALYGEGQCVLKPLGRLFRHLPGVSGSTILGSGRVGLVLDVPTLLRTAIRQRAVMG, encoded by the coding sequence ATGGATCGCGAGCGGCTGCTCGCCACCTTCGCGGAGGAGTCGGGGGAGCTCCTCACCGAGATGGAGGAGACCCTCGTCTCGCTGGAGGAGCACCCGGACGAGGAGCGGCTGCGGTCCATCTTCCGGGGCGCGCACACGGTGAAGGGGGCGGCGGGCGCGCTGGGCCTCTCCGGAATGACGGACGTGGCGCACGTGCTGGAGGACGTGCTGGAGACGCTGCTGGAGCGGCGTCTGCCGGTGTCCGACGAGCACGTGACGCTGCTGCTGGCGACGGTGGACCGGCTGCGGGAGTTGTTGCAGGCGGTGCTGGCGGGACAGGAGCGGCCGGCACAGGAGGACGAGGGGCTGGTGGAGCGGCTGCGGGCCTGCTGCGAGTCGTTGCGCCAGCGGGAGTCTCCGCGGGTGGTGTACGCCGTGCCGGCGGAGGAGTCGGCGGTGGAGGTGGGAGGGCGGCGCGGGCGCACGCTGCGCGTGGACGTGGAGAAGCTGGACCGCATCGCCATCCTGACGGGAGAGCTGGCCATCGCGCGCACGCGGCTCTCGCAGGTGCTGAGCACGGGCACGGCCGAGGAGGCCCTGGAGGTGCACCGCGAGGCGGACCGCCTCCACGAGGAGCTGCAGGAAGAGGTGATGCGGGTGCGGATGGTGCCGGTGGGTCCGCTCTTCCGGCAGCACCTGCGCACGGTGCGCGACCTGACGCGGGTGGAGCGCAAGTGGGCGAGGCTGGTGTTGGAGGGTGAGGACGTGGAGGTGGACACGGCGCTGGTGGAGGGCCTGCGCGAGCCCCTGCTGCACCTGGTGCGCAACGCGGTGGACCACGGGCTGGAGACGCCGGAGGAGCGGCGTGCGGCGGGGAAGGAGGCGTGCGGCACGCTGGTGCTGAGGGCCTTCCACGAGCCGGGCTCGCTGGTGGTGGAGCTGTCCGACGATGGCCGGGGTCTGCGCTACGCGCGGCTGCGGGAGAAGGCGCTCGCGCTGGGGATGGAGCCCGAGCGGATGACGGTGGAGGAGTTGGAGGATCTCGTCTTCGTGCCGGGGCTGTCCACGGCGGAGGCGGTGACGGAGGTCTCCGGGCGCGGGGTGGGCATGGACGTGGTGCGCCGGAGCGTGGAGGCGCTGCGGGGCCTGGTGACGTTGCGCAGCGAGGAGGGGAAGGGCACCACGGTGACGTTGCGGGTGCCGCTGACGCTGGCCACCATCCAGGGCTTCTCGGTGGGCGTGGGCGAGGAGACGTACGTGTTGCCGCTGGCGGCGGTGCGCGAGTGCCTGGAGCTGCCCGCGGAGCGCAACGGGCAGTCCGGTGCGGGCGTGTTGAGCCTGCGAGGCCGTTCGCTGCCCTACCTGCGGCTGCGCGAGGTGCTGGGGGTGCAGGGCCCCATGCCGGCCCGGGAGAGTGTCGTCGTGCTGGGCCACGGTGGGAGCCGGGCGGGCCTGGTGGTGGACGCGCTGTATGGCGAGGGCCAGTGCGTCCTCAAGCCGCTGGGCCGGCTCTTCCGCCACCTGCCCGGCGTGTCCGGCTCCACCATCCTCGGCAGCGGTCGCGTGGGGCTCGTCCTGGACGTGCCCACCCTGCTGCGCACGGCCATCCGCCAGCGGGCCGTCATGGGCTGA
- a CDS encoding methyl-accepting chemotaxis protein — translation MLLKNFTISRKLQLGFGFLVVLLAAVIWGSYAFFDRLVSNNGYYRSHDVRLELQAIHINVMDMEHRALEYAFTGNEDVLEPVSQRQATFLEALARLKVLTANFPREQELLQQLVDQYQQKFLSHYERQVALRRDVDAGRVPLEQLVEYVKEDKGGKSLESMSGVSALLRQDVLEQRRRLIEETDDQAHSVARILVTGGLVGPLVAVLLAWLLSRSIVRPLHEAVGLTGKLASGDLTTHIEVRGRDEAARIMDGMREMVQRFGSVLGEVRGAVGSLSGASGQVAAAAQALSQGTSTQAASVEETTTSLEQLSASISQNAETSKQLEAMAMRGAADAEESGLAVNETVEAMAAIAERISIVEEIAYQTNLLALNAAVEAARAGEHGRGFAVVASEVRKLAERSQKAAKEIGSLAGSSVKVAERSGMLLKELVPSIRKTAELVQQVAAVSREQASGVVQMNRAMVQVDQVTQRNASAAEELSSTAEELAAQAESLQQMMTFFRVAEVGRAVQGMAQPARSLRPAPAHLPMPPPAQGLKAVAQAMPTQLPTSSFPAVPERASSSSDHDFKRF, via the coding sequence ATGCTGCTCAAGAACTTCACCATCTCCCGGAAGCTGCAGCTCGGATTTGGATTCCTCGTCGTGTTGCTCGCCGCCGTCATCTGGGGGTCCTACGCCTTCTTCGATAGGTTGGTGAGCAATAATGGGTACTACCGCTCGCATGATGTGCGGTTGGAGCTGCAGGCCATCCACATCAACGTGATGGACATGGAGCACCGGGCGCTGGAGTACGCCTTCACGGGCAACGAGGACGTCCTCGAGCCGGTGTCCCAGCGTCAGGCCACGTTTCTCGAGGCCCTTGCCCGGCTGAAGGTGCTGACGGCCAACTTCCCGCGTGAGCAGGAGTTGCTGCAACAGCTCGTGGACCAGTACCAGCAGAAGTTCCTCTCCCACTACGAGCGCCAGGTGGCGCTGCGCCGGGATGTGGACGCGGGCCGTGTCCCCCTGGAGCAGCTCGTCGAGTACGTGAAGGAGGACAAGGGAGGAAAGAGCCTGGAGAGCATGTCCGGCGTGTCGGCGCTCCTCCGGCAGGACGTGCTGGAGCAGCGCCGTCGTCTCATCGAGGAGACCGACGATCAGGCGCACTCCGTTGCGCGGATACTGGTGACGGGAGGACTGGTGGGGCCATTGGTGGCGGTGCTGCTGGCGTGGCTGTTGTCGCGCAGCATCGTCCGGCCCCTGCATGAGGCGGTGGGGCTCACCGGCAAGCTGGCCTCGGGAGACCTCACCACCCACATCGAGGTGAGGGGGCGCGACGAGGCGGCGCGGATCATGGATGGGATGAGGGAGATGGTGCAGCGCTTCGGAAGCGTGCTGGGAGAGGTGAGGGGAGCGGTGGGCTCGTTGTCGGGAGCATCGGGGCAGGTGGCGGCGGCGGCGCAGGCGCTGTCACAGGGGACCAGCACGCAGGCGGCGTCGGTGGAGGAGACGACGACGAGCCTGGAGCAGCTGAGCGCGTCCATCAGCCAGAACGCGGAGACGAGCAAGCAGCTGGAGGCGATGGCGATGAGGGGGGCGGCGGACGCGGAGGAGAGTGGGCTGGCGGTGAACGAGACGGTGGAGGCGATGGCGGCGATAGCGGAGCGGATCTCCATCGTGGAGGAGATTGCCTACCAGACGAACCTGCTGGCGTTGAACGCGGCGGTGGAGGCGGCGAGGGCGGGGGAGCACGGGAGGGGATTCGCGGTGGTGGCCTCGGAGGTGAGGAAGCTGGCGGAGAGGAGTCAGAAGGCGGCCAAGGAGATAGGGAGCCTGGCGGGGAGCAGCGTGAAGGTGGCGGAGCGCTCGGGGATGTTGCTCAAGGAGCTGGTGCCGTCGATTCGCAAGACGGCGGAGCTGGTGCAGCAGGTGGCGGCGGTGTCGAGGGAGCAGGCGAGTGGAGTGGTGCAGATGAACCGGGCGATGGTGCAGGTGGACCAGGTGACGCAGCGAAACGCGTCGGCGGCGGAGGAGCTGTCGTCGACGGCGGAGGAGCTGGCGGCGCAGGCCGAGTCGCTGCAGCAGATGATGACGTTCTTCCGGGTGGCGGAGGTGGGGCGGGCGGTGCAGGGGATGGCGCAGCCGGCGCGCTCGTTGAGGCCCGCGCCGGCGCACCTCCCGATGCCCCCACCCGCGCAGGGGCTGAAGGCGGTGGCACAGGCGATGCCGACGCAGCTGCCGACGTCGTCATTCCCGGCGGTCCCCGAGCGCGCGTCGTCCAGCTCGGACCACGACTTCAAGCGCTTCTAG
- a CDS encoding response regulator: MPRKKILLVDDSSTVLLLHRMMLSHCGYELLTARDGQEALDKASTEHPDLIFLDVLMPRMDGFQACRALRSRSETKDVPIILVTTRGEPHYVRQGFESGCTDYITKPFDGEELLAKVRSHLEEARRA, encoded by the coding sequence ATGCCCAGGAAGAAGATCCTCCTCGTCGACGACTCGAGCACCGTGCTGCTGCTGCACCGGATGATGTTGTCCCACTGCGGTTATGAGCTGCTCACCGCGCGCGATGGCCAGGAGGCGCTCGACAAGGCCTCCACCGAGCATCCGGACCTCATCTTCCTGGATGTGCTCATGCCGCGCATGGATGGCTTCCAGGCGTGCCGCGCCCTGCGCTCGCGCTCGGAGACGAAGGACGTCCCCATCATCCTGGTGACGACCCGCGGCGAGCCCCACTACGTGCGTCAGGGCTTCGAGAGCGGATGCACCGACTACATCACCAAGCCCTTCGATGGTGAGGAGCTGCTGGCCAAGGTGCGCAGCCACCTGGAAGAGGCGCGGCGCGCATGA
- a CDS encoding response regulator — MPLATHVLPQQSGVSAQSSRKVLLVDQAKVLRLTLSTLLRAVGCEVVSVDNLLAARGELGRCRPLMVLVDWRVLAADGGPGCAALRGHPLHGDVPILVIVEDSTPAELLEACVNGGAEDCMLGPVRITELQARIDVLCDRVPKPTARQMERRGPRTVMLVGEAAGTHDGLGANLEACGHHLLYAPTPERAMALVTEYGEPLHLLLVRSRVNSVEEMMRVERLRTETRLGRVHTVVVTDSDVAELPMLGQVWLSARTLAPRHLLARINGLLQRNAVGLQVDERVPFVCPVEYRELGGFSWSSCYSSALSPGALFVRTLVPARPGAALELRIHLPTTREVLEGPGLVSWSNPYASRRTASYPLGMGIQFLGMSPRRLMQLRELISGSLA, encoded by the coding sequence ATGCCACTCGCCACACATGTGCTGCCACAACAGTCCGGAGTCTCCGCGCAGTCGTCCCGGAAGGTATTGCTCGTCGATCAAGCCAAGGTGCTCCGGCTGACCTTGTCGACACTGCTGCGCGCCGTCGGCTGCGAGGTGGTGTCGGTGGACAACCTGCTGGCGGCCCGAGGCGAGCTGGGCCGGTGCCGGCCCCTGATGGTGCTGGTGGACTGGCGGGTGCTGGCGGCGGACGGCGGGCCCGGCTGCGCGGCGTTGCGCGGCCATCCGCTCCATGGGGACGTGCCCATCCTCGTCATCGTGGAGGACAGCACGCCGGCGGAGCTGCTCGAGGCGTGTGTGAATGGCGGGGCGGAGGACTGCATGCTCGGCCCCGTGCGCATCACCGAGCTGCAGGCGCGCATCGACGTGCTGTGTGACAGGGTTCCCAAGCCGACGGCCCGGCAGATGGAGCGGCGCGGCCCGCGCACCGTGATGCTGGTGGGAGAGGCGGCGGGCACGCATGACGGTCTGGGGGCGAACCTGGAGGCGTGCGGTCATCACCTGCTGTACGCCCCCACCCCTGAGCGCGCGATGGCCCTGGTGACCGAGTACGGCGAGCCCCTCCACCTCTTGCTCGTGCGCTCCCGCGTCAACTCGGTGGAGGAGATGATGCGGGTGGAACGTCTGCGCACCGAGACGCGCCTGGGGCGGGTGCACACCGTGGTGGTGACGGACAGCGACGTCGCGGAGCTGCCGATGCTCGGGCAGGTGTGGCTGAGCGCGCGCACCCTGGCGCCGCGTCACCTGCTGGCCCGCATCAACGGCCTCCTGCAGCGCAACGCCGTGGGGCTCCAGGTGGACGAGCGCGTGCCCTTCGTGTGCCCCGTGGAGTACCGCGAGCTGGGCGGCTTCTCCTGGTCCTCCTGCTACTCCAGCGCGCTCAGTCCGGGCGCCCTCTTCGTGCGCACCCTGGTGCCCGCCCGCCCCGGCGCCGCGCTCGAGCTGCGCATCCACCTGCCCACCACGCGCGAGGTGCTCGAGGGCCCCGGCCTCGTCTCCTGGTCCAATCCCTATGCCTCGCGCCGCACCGCCTCGTATCCGCTCGGCATGGGCATCCAGTTCCTGGGCATGAGCCCCCGCCGTCTGATGCAGCTGCGCGAGCTCATCAGCGGCAGCCTCGCCTGA
- the cutA gene encoding divalent-cation tolerance protein CutA, with protein MTDAIVVFVTAPTADKAAELARLLVEEGLAACGNVVPGLRSIYRWEGKVHDESEVLLILKTRAPLFEALRERVVAVHPYQCPEVLRVDVREGHEPYLQWIRDNVRQTP; from the coding sequence ATGACCGATGCCATCGTCGTCTTCGTGACCGCGCCCACGGCCGACAAGGCCGCGGAGCTCGCCCGCCTGCTGGTGGAGGAAGGACTCGCCGCGTGCGGCAACGTGGTGCCCGGCCTGCGCTCCATCTACCGGTGGGAGGGCAAGGTGCACGACGAGTCCGAGGTGCTGCTGATCCTCAAGACGCGCGCCCCCCTCTTCGAGGCGCTGCGCGAGCGCGTGGTGGCCGTCCACCCCTACCAGTGCCCCGAGGTGCTGCGGGTGGACGTGCGGGAGGGCCACGAGCCCTACCTCCAGTGGATTCGCGACAACGTCCGTCAAACCCCCTGA
- a CDS encoding S9 family peptidase produces MTLASREAAYGSWKSPISADMIATQTLSLGEIAVDGDDVYWLEVRPGERGRHAIVRRTGDGAHTDILPMPGEGRPTYSSRSLVYGQGGGSFAVSEGLVVFVNHASTGAHVDQRLYRVNPGRTPVPITPDMGGKHRYGDLVIDRSRNRVLCVREDWRNLEDGQPRVSLVAVDIDGQKQTVLAQGRDFYSSPVMSPNGRRLAWLAWDYPCMPWDGCELWVADVDEDGALHHPRLVAGGTTESIFQPQWSPQGELYFVSDRNNWWNLYRLQGRSVVPVLESRAEFGTAQWSLGMSTYAFISPRHVVCAFNEQGQWKLGRLDVVLGQFAELPTPFTDISQVRGGFAMAYFVGGGPEQPASVVRLDMESCKPRVLKASSRLPEELTPYLSRCEPLHFPTTELGEAHAWFYPPRNPDHAAPAGEKPPLLVMNHGGPTGSASTKLDWTIQYFTSRGFAVVDVNFRGSTGYGREYRLSLYGNWGVMDVDDCANAALRLVQEGKVDAKRLVARGSGTGGYTTLSLLAFRDILRCGTSIGGIANLETLTEQSDKFEAHYVDQVLGPLPESKQLLQDRSPLFHIDNIKRSPLLFIQGRQDTRAPQRETEEMVRKLRANGVPAALLTVDGEPYGPRTNADLKRALEAELSFYSRVMGLTLAEPLEPVVLEPAMAEPPRR; encoded by the coding sequence ATGACGCTCGCAAGTCGGGAGGCTGCCTACGGCTCATGGAAGTCCCCCATCTCCGCCGACATGATCGCCACCCAGACGCTCTCGCTGGGGGAGATCGCCGTCGATGGGGATGATGTGTACTGGTTGGAGGTCCGCCCCGGTGAGCGGGGACGGCACGCCATCGTACGGCGCACCGGGGATGGGGCCCACACGGACATCCTCCCCATGCCGGGCGAGGGCCGGCCGACGTACAGCTCGCGCAGCCTGGTGTACGGCCAGGGGGGTGGCTCCTTCGCGGTGTCCGAGGGGCTGGTGGTCTTCGTCAACCACGCGAGCACCGGGGCGCACGTGGATCAGCGGCTGTACCGGGTGAACCCGGGCCGCACGCCGGTGCCCATCACGCCGGACATGGGCGGCAAGCACCGCTATGGGGACCTGGTCATCGACCGCTCGCGCAACCGCGTGCTGTGCGTGCGAGAGGACTGGCGCAACCTCGAGGACGGCCAGCCGCGCGTCTCGCTGGTGGCGGTGGACATCGACGGGCAGAAGCAGACGGTGCTGGCGCAGGGACGCGACTTCTACTCCTCGCCCGTGATGAGCCCCAATGGCCGGCGTCTGGCGTGGCTCGCCTGGGACTACCCCTGCATGCCGTGGGACGGCTGCGAGCTGTGGGTGGCGGACGTGGACGAGGACGGCGCGCTGCACCACCCGAGGCTGGTGGCCGGCGGCACCACCGAGTCCATCTTCCAGCCCCAGTGGTCCCCGCAGGGCGAGTTGTACTTCGTGAGCGACCGCAACAACTGGTGGAACCTCTACCGGTTGCAGGGGCGCAGCGTGGTGCCGGTGCTGGAGAGCCGGGCGGAGTTCGGCACGGCCCAGTGGAGCCTGGGCATGTCCACGTACGCCTTCATCTCGCCGCGGCACGTGGTGTGCGCCTTCAACGAGCAGGGCCAGTGGAAGCTGGGGCGGCTGGACGTGGTGCTCGGCCAGTTCGCCGAGCTGCCCACCCCCTTCACGGACATCTCCCAGGTGCGCGGGGGCTTCGCCATGGCGTACTTCGTGGGGGGCGGACCGGAGCAGCCCGCCTCCGTGGTGCGCCTGGACATGGAGTCCTGCAAGCCGCGGGTGCTCAAGGCCTCCAGCCGTCTGCCCGAGGAGCTGACGCCCTACCTGTCGCGCTGCGAGCCGCTGCACTTCCCCACCACGGAGCTGGGCGAGGCCCACGCCTGGTTCTACCCGCCCCGGAACCCGGACCACGCCGCGCCCGCGGGTGAGAAGCCGCCCCTGCTCGTGATGAACCATGGCGGCCCCACGGGCTCGGCCTCGACGAAGCTGGACTGGACCATCCAGTACTTCACCAGCCGGGGCTTCGCGGTGGTGGACGTCAACTTCCGGGGCAGCACCGGCTACGGCCGCGAGTACCGCCTGTCGCTGTACGGCAATTGGGGTGTGATGGACGTGGATGACTGCGCCAACGCCGCGCTGCGGCTGGTGCAGGAGGGCAAGGTGGACGCGAAGCGGCTGGTGGCGCGCGGCAGCGGCACGGGCGGCTACACCACCCTGTCGCTGCTGGCCTTCCGCGACATCCTGCGCTGCGGCACCAGCATCGGCGGCATCGCCAACCTGGAGACGCTCACGGAGCAGTCGGACAAGTTCGAGGCCCACTACGTGGACCAGGTGCTCGGACCCCTGCCCGAGTCCAAGCAGCTCCTGCAGGACCGCTCGCCCCTCTTCCACATCGACAACATCAAGCGCAGCCCCCTGCTCTTCATCCAGGGCCGGCAGGACACCCGGGCGCCCCAGCGCGAAACGGAGGAGATGGTGCGCAAGCTGCGCGCCAATGGCGTGCCCGCGGCGCTGCTGACGGTGGACGGCGAGCCGTACGGCCCGCGCACCAACGCCGACCTCAAGAGGGCACTGGAGGCCGAGCTGTCCTTCTACTCGCGGGTGATGGGCCTGACCCTGGCCGAGCCGCTGGAGCCGGTGGTGCTCGAGCCGGCGATGGCCGAGCCCC